The Zootoca vivipara chromosome 4, rZooViv1.1, whole genome shotgun sequence genome has a segment encoding these proteins:
- the PDK3 gene encoding pyruvate dehydrogenase kinase, isozyme 3, whose protein sequence is MRLCGALLKSPIPKQIEYYSRFSPSPLSIKQFLDFGRDNACEKTSYMFLRKELPVRLANTMREVNLLPDNLLNRPSVKLVQSWYMQSFLELLEYENKSPEDPHVLDNFLDVLIKVRNRHNDVVPTMAQGVIEYKEKYGFDPFVSSNIQYFLDRFYTNRISFRMLINQHTLLFGGVTNPAHPKHIGSIDPTCNVADVVDDAFATAKMLCEQYYLVSPELEIEEFNAKAPGKPIQVVYVPSHLFHMLFELFKNSMRATVELYEGKSEGYPPVKTLVTLGKEDLSIKISDKGGGVPLRKIDRLFNYMYSTAPRPSLEPSRAVPLAGYGYGLPISRLYARYFQGDLKLYSMEGVGTDAVIYLKALSSESFERLPVFNKSAWRHYKTTPEADDWSNPSSEPRDASKYKANR, encoded by the exons ATGCGGCTGTGCGGGGCGCTCCTGAAGAGCCCCATCCCCAAACAGATCGAGTACTACTCACGCTTCTCCCCGTCGCCGCTCTCCATCAAGCAGTTCCTGGACTTCG GGCGTGATAATGCATGTGAGAAAACGTCATATATGTTCCTGCGGAAAGAACTTCCTGTGCGGCTTGCTAACACTATGAGAGAAGTCAACTTGCTGCCGGACAACTTGCTGAATAGACCTTCAGTTAAGCTAGTCCAAAGCTG GTATATGCAGAGCTTTCTTGAACTTTTAGAATATGAAAATAAAAGTCCTGAAGATCCACATGTTTTAGATAA ctttttAGATGTCTTAATTAAAGTCAGGAACAGACACAATGATGTTGTTCCTACCATGGCCCAAGGAGTGATTGAATACAAAGAAAAATATGGCTTTGACCCTTTTGTCAGCAGTAACATCCAGTATTTCCTAGATAGGTTCTACACCAACCGCATCTCATTCCGCATGCTGATTAACCAGCACA CACTACTTTTTGGTGGAGTCACTAATCCTGCTCATCCCAAACATATTGGAAGTATTGATCCTACGTGTAATGTAGCTGATGTAGTGGACG ATGCCTTTGCAACAGCTAAGATGTTGTGTGAACAGTATTATCTAGTATCACCTGAGTTGGAAATTGAGGAATTCAATG CTAAAGCACCGGGCAAGCCTATTCAAGTAGTCTATGTACCCTCGCATCTGTTTCACATGCTTTTTGAATTGTTCAAG aaCTCAATGCGAGCTACAGTAGAGTTATATGAGGGTAAAAGCGAAGGCTATCCACCAGTTAAAACCTTAGTCACTTTGGGTAAAGAAGATCTATCAATAAAG ATAAGTGATAAAGGTGGTGGTGTGCCACTGAGAAAAATAGATCGCCTGTTTAACTATATGTATTCAACTGCCCCCAGGCCTAGTTTGGAGCCATCAAGAGCTGTACCTTTG GCTGGATATGGTTATGGTCTGCCAATCTCTCGTCTTTATGCTAGATACTTTCAAGGAGATCTCAAACTTTACTCAATGGAAGGTGTGGGTACTGATGCTGTAATTTATTTGAAG GCTCTTTCCAGTGAATCATTTGAAAGACTTCCAGTTTTCAATAAGTCAGCCTGGCGACATTACAAGACCACCCCAGAAGCTGATGACTGGAGCAACCCTAGCAGTGAACCCAGGGATGCTTCCAAATATAAAGCGAATCGATAA